A genomic window from Salvelinus sp. IW2-2015 unplaced genomic scaffold, ASM291031v2 Un_scaffold4242, whole genome shotgun sequence includes:
- the LOC112077060 gene encoding uncharacterized protein isoform X5 has translation MRRSSDQAEQIXQLELNLSSLKILISDLESTLTETPESHQTHNNSQTDNIDQQHKYMDDHTPDSQALQRTGNQTHNNSQTDNSSNLTMDPPHKYMDYHTPESQAESNLTDSEKGRGDGGQRSADKMAVVPCRVQWCDSVPPLVKEVEITVTTGYKRQDGRQQQPLAAGLVTSLTQKRRVPDVFRKVPYDVIKVPSEVIKVRNDVVKIPASHKTPFSVLSDASDNQHQPMEWKSYLEDPAHFQSINQSYDVDTPSGLWLQGGSVSEGSLKGHDPAXKQLTPENGGGGQGGASRAKRRLVMHTTEGNRGRGRREVMDRPHSSTPKAAVRSHSQENQQVGSCSSQENQQVGSCSSQKNQQVGSCSSQEEPAVGILFQSGEPTGAILFQSEEPAGGILFQSGNHSRWILFQSGEPTGAILFQSGEPAAPAEATQCSPGQSPEGGAEETAATTTAVSQVSFCVFCPLVAAAVKGYLTRRLLRTERVRQLLCTIKDTQQFLQSFQPRALGETAGKTWCCRRESHYSSDRHVMSSRTSSVCQQETGCRSSAGTDSWPGTGR, from the exons ATGCGTAGGAGCTCAGACCAGGCAGAACAGATAGYTCAGCTGGAGCTCAACCTGTCCAGCCTCAAAATACTGATCTCAGACYTGGAGTCCACGCTCACAGAGACACCAGAGAGCcaccagacacacaacaacagccaGACTGATAATATagaccaacaacacaaatacATGGACGACCACACACCTGACAGCCAGGCCTTACAGAGAACAGGGAAccagacacacaacaacagccaGACTGATAATAGTAGTAACCTTACCATGGACCCGCCACATAAATACATGGACTACCATACACCTGAGAGTCAGGCAGAGAGTAACCTTACAGACAGTGAGAAAGGAAGAGGGGatggaggtcagaggtcagctgaTAAGATGGCGGTGGTCCCCTGTAGAGTCCAGTGGTGTGACAGCGTACCTCCATTGGTCAAGGAGGTGGAGATCACTGTTACAACGGGTTACAAAAGACAAGATGGTCGCCAGCAGCAGCCTCTTGCAGCGGGCCTCGTCACCTCCCTCACTCAGAAGAGGAGAGTTCCTGACGTGTTCCGGAAGGTTCCATATGATGTCATCAAGGTTCCGTCGGAAGTCATCAAGGTTCGGAATGACGTCGTCAAGATTCCGGCATCACACAAAACACCTTTCTCCGTCCTCTCAGACGCCAGTGACAACCAGCACCAGCCAATGGAGTGGAAGAGTTATCTGGAGGACCCTGCCCACTTCCAATCCATCAACCAATCGTATGACGTGGACACGCCCTCAGGGCTCTGGCTCCAGGGAGGGTCAGTGTCAGAGGGGTCGTTGAAAGGTCATGACCCCGCGSGGAAGCAGCTGACCCCTGAGAACGGAGGTGGTGGTCAGGGAGGGGCGTCAAGGGCCAAACGTAGACTGGTCATGCACACGACAGAGGGGAACAGGGGACGAGGACGRAGAGAGGTGATGGACAGGCCTCACTCCAGTACTCCTAAAG CTGCGGTGCGGTCACACAGTCAGGAGAACCAGCAGGTGGGATCCTGTTCCAGTCAGGAGAACCAGCAGGTGGGATCCTGTTCCAGTCAGAAGAACCAGCAG GTGGGATCCTGTTCCAGTCAGGAAGAACCAGCAGTGGGAATCCTGTTCCAGTCAGGAGAACCAACAGGTGCGATCCTGTTCCAGTCAGAAGAACCAGCAGGTGGGATCCTGTTCCAGTCAGGAAACCACAGCAG GTGGATCCTGTTCCAGTCAGGAGAACCAACAG GTGCGATCCTGTTCCAGTCAGGAGAACCAGCAG CTCCAGCTGAAGCAACCCAATGCAGCCCAGGTCAGAGCCctgaaggaggagcagaggagacagcAGCAACAACTACTGCAG tctcccaggtgtctttctgtgtgttttgCCCCCTGGTGGCAGCAGCAGTGAAGGGATACCTAACCAGGAGGCTCCTACGCACAGAGAGAGTGCGACAGCTGCTATGTACCatcaag GACACGCAGCAGTTCCTGCAGTCCTTCCAGCCCAGAGCCCTGGGAGAGACAGCAGGCAAGACCTGGTGCTGCAGGAGAGAGTCACACTACAG CTCCGATCGGCACGTTATGAGTTCCAGGACATCTTCTGTCTGTCAGCAGGAGACAGGATGCAGATCATCAGCTG GGACAGACAGCTGGCCAGGGACAGGGAGATGA